The nucleotide window CCGAGCGGTACATACTCACTTTTCAGAATCAGGCCTTCCGCGAAATTGTTGCATTCTCACCTTACGAGTATGTAGAGATCCTGGTAAACAACAGCACGTATGGTGGCGGTGGAATTTTTAATTTGTATAGCACTGTCGCTGCAGATTCTTTATGGGCTCCCTATGTATTTGTTCATGAATTCGGACACCACTTCGCAGGACTTGCGGACGAGTATTACACATCTGATGTTGCGTATTTGCCTTCTGAAGATAGAGTCGAGCCATGGGAACCGAATGCAACTGCCCTGCTGGATGCCGAGCAATTGAAATGGCACGACCTCGTCTCGCCGGGTACTCCTCTCCCTACTCCATGGAACAAGGAAACATTCGAAAAGTATTCTGCGCAAATCAGAGAGCGCCGCAGGAAAATTCGCGCCGAGAACAAGTCGGAGGAAGAGATGGATAAACTGTTCCAGGAACAAAAGGAACATGAGTCCAGAGAACTTGCTGCCGATAAATACGCGAAAAAAGTGGGCGCTTTTGAAGGAGCCAACTACGCAGCGCGTGGATACTACCGGCCTCAGGTCGATTGCATCATGTTCTCCCGCAACGATGTCCCCTTCTGCGCCGTTTGCCGCCGCGCGCTGGAAATGGTCATTCGACTTTATACGCCGTAGTCAGACCTGTCACCGCGTCAGAAAACTGCTTTCAGTGTGACCGAATCGGCAATCTGGTGAGTTCCTTCGGCAACAAGCTCCAGCACGTACGTGCCGGGTTGCGGGAATTCCACTGTGGCTTGAGGATCTGCAGGATCTGAAAACTGCGCCCTGTCCGGTCCGGAAATCTGTCGCCACAATATTCTTGCCGGCATCGAATTTATCAATAAACAGTGACCGGATAAATCGTTGATGACCGGTCCCACCGGATGTTTCGTCCGCAGGGCAGCATCGATCTCCATGACTTGCATGGACCAAATCGATTCACGAAACGTCAAACAGGACGCAAACAATCGCCCGTCGTGGAAATCAAGTTCCTCCATGACCGTGTCCTGCCCATCCTGAAAAGTCACAAGGAGACGGGGTTGACCGATGGTCAGGTCGCAGTGATAAATGGATTCTGTAGATTCATCGCTGTAGTAGATGCGGTTATCGCCGGCATTGTAAGCAAGACCACGAATATCAAGGTGCGACGCCGGAAGAGTCAGAACCTCCGATGCATCACCTGTCAGTGTGTCGAGCAAAAGCACTTTCCGGGCCACTTTATCAACCGCATACAGTTTGTCGTGAATCTCATCGTAGGCCAATCCAAACACTCGCCGATAGAGAAGTTTGGCCTTCAACGGCTCACAAATTCCGGTATCAGCGTTCAGCTTATACAAACGGCGCCTGTCCGCATCTATCCCGTAAACATCTTGATTGATGCGAGCGAAATCGGACGGCCAACCGAAGAATGCTCCTTCTGGATTTCTGAGTGGTCCAACGTAGGAAACCCCGGATCGGGAATCATATTTGACCAGCATGTCTTCTGTTGCATGATTGCCATCACCTGTCCAGAAATTCAAAGGCCGTTGATTCAGCACCGCCCCTTGCAGACTCGCGGACGCGCCTCGAATGGTCTGATCAGGACCGGCATAGACTGTTATTTTGTGGACTGAATTGCGGTATGCGGCAAGGAGAGCAAGAAACACAACCGTCACCGCGACGCATATCAGGATCGGAAGCTTATAGTTGCGCAAAATCATACTATATCGCGGTTCGTAGTCCTGAACACCACATGCAGAAACGTTTTCTGCGACACCTCCGAAACGAATCTACGCAAAATTGAAACTTAGGAGGTGCTATATGGCACGGAAGTTTGCTTTATTGGTAATGATCTTTCTTGCAGTTTCATTCATGGCCTGCAGCGCAAGCAACGATGCGCGGATTACGACCGAAGTTAAGGCGAAAATCACGGACGATGAGATTCTGGATGCAACAGACATCAGTGTAGATACTAAGGAAGGAGTGGTGACGCTGGAAGGGAAAATTACTCAACAGGATCAGGAGGCTCATGCCATTCAACTAGCTCGTTCTGTTCCCCAGGTAAAGGATGTAGTTTCCAGACTACAGGTTGAGCCACAAATCGGCAGCACAAATCTTGATGAAAAGATGGAAGAAACGGCTGAGAATGCGGGCAAGAAGTTAGAGGAGACTGCGGAAAAGACCGGAGAAAAGATTGATGGGGCCGGAGAAAAAATTGCAGAAACGGCAGACAAAGCCGAAGACAAGATTGACGATGTGAACGTCGGCGAAATGGTAGACGACGCATCGACAACGGCGAAAGTAAAGCTGGCGCTCGCGAAGGACGATCAGGTTGCCGCTTACCGGATTGATGTCGACACAAAAAACGGTGTGGTCACTCTCACTGGAAAAGTTAAGAATGCAGCAGAAGCCGCTCAGGCGGTTAAGGTTGCTGAATCCATTGAAGGCGTAAAGAAGGTCAACTCTGATCTCGTAGTCGGTTCATAGATTTCAGCAACGGGTTGCAGGCAAGATGCCTGCGGCCCGTAATGCAAGGCTGGAAGCCCCTGCGCTCCGTAATCCCGCTCCTAAAAGAACGGGTGGTAACTCATTCCAAGATTCACTATTTTTTGCAGCAGTTTTTGGTAGCTGATTCCGGAATGTCCTGCTGCTTCCGCAAAATCTTCGCCGAACGAGATGTCCGGATTTGGATTCGCTTCAAGGAGATAGAGCACCCCTTCGGGAGATAAACGGAAATCGAGTCGCGCATAGCCGGAAAGATTCAGGATCCGGTAAATTCGTCGGGAAACATGATCGATCCGCTTCTTTATCTCCGGCGTCAAGTCGGCGGGCCTGGTGGAGAGTCCGATTTTTTTTTGATAAGCGCGGTCCCATTTGCTCTTGCTTGTGGCAATCAGAGGCGCTCCTTCGGGCAGATGTTCAATGTGCAGTTCCCATGGCGTATAAACTTCCAGCCTGTGGTTCCCTGTCATTGCCACATAAATCTCCCGGCCTTCAATGTACTGTTCTGCAATTGCATGCGTCACTACTTTTCGATGAACGAACTCTACGCGTTCCGCAAGGGCTGCATCATCGTGAACAATGGAAGCTTTTGAGATAGCAACCGAGCCTTCTTCCACAAGAGACTTAACAAGGAGTGGAAACTTCAGTCTTGGCGGCCTTTTGATTGTGCGATTCCGGGGAAACACAACAAATTCCGGCACAGGAACGCGGTGATAACTCATGATCTCTTTTGTAAGCGCCTTATCATGGGCCAGCATCAATCCTCGCGGATTGCATCCAGTGTAAGGAAGCTGAATCAATTCGAGATAGCTGACGACATGAGGCTCAAACATGGAGTAGCCATGCATTTCGACCAGCATGTTGAAAGCAACTTGAGGCTGAAATTCTTCCATGGCCGAGCGGATAACGCGGACGTCTTTGGCGACTCCTACGATCCTGATCTCGTGTCCCATTCCTTCCAATGTGGAAATCACGTCATATTCATTTTCAAACTTTTTGCTCTCTTCTTCCGGCAATTCCTTGATGTTTTTGGGCGGGATCAGATCCTGATCAAGCACCATCAGGATGCGAAGCTGTTTCTTTGGTTTAAAGGCCATAATAAAACCGGTAACGGCCCGAATGCACGATGTTCATTGTATGAACAGTGAGCATAATCAGCACCTGTCTTCTTGTTTGATTCTTCGGGAAACAGACACGCAACCGTAAATCCTTTGCGCGGTCTATCATTGTTTCCAGAACGTGATCGACCGAATAGGAATGGACGCCAGTCCCTTCCGCAACCAGATGCCGCACTTCAGTGCGGTAATCGCGCAAAAATGAAACCGCTGTCTGGCGCGATGTATAGCGCTTCTCTTGTGAAAAGATTCGCCGCAAATCCCGGTCATAATAGGCAGGATACTCAATCGCGTACTGCTCTTTCTTTTGACTGTAGTATTCACCCAGCGTCATTTTGATCTGCCGGAGCGTATCCACTTTTTCCCGGCGCCAATTTTTGGACGGCTTTCCTGAAATATTCTTTATCAATTGATCGATGTACACAAGTTTTCGCAAAGCCGGCCATCCCTGGTACCGGCTCCTCCAGCGGGGGCCAAGCCAAACTGCAAAAGTCTCAGCATAATCCTCCAGTGGATGTGATTGAGCGTACCATGAGCCAAGATGCAGAACATAACTGCGGCTGTTGGGATTCGGTCTGTAAGACTCGGGATACGGCTTGCGGAGAGAGCCGAAGACTCTACGGAAGCCCGAATCAGAGTGCAGTCGATAAGCATGATCCAGAGCATGCCCTGCTTCATGTCGAATAATGCGCATAAAATCCTGCTCGCTTCCACCTTCTATTTGCAGCATCTGTTTCCGTTCCAGTTTCATCAATCGCGGATGCGCAAGGTAGAAAGGCACAGCAAATCCGGGGACCTGATCGGGCGTAAAAAATTCATCGGAGAGCCACACATGCGGCCTGAACCGGATCCCACGCGATCCAAGTTCTTTATAGAGTTGCTTGATTTGTCTCTTTAACGGTGTGCCTTCAAGTTTGATAGGAAGATCACAAAGACGAAACTTTAGTAAATCTTCATCACTGATGCGACTCCATTGAATTCGTGCTGGCATTTCTCTAGCTGTAGTTTAATGGTAGTGGCAGAGCATTTTCCATACGGGGTGTATGAACGTGTTTGGTGCGAAGGCTTTGCTTTTTCTCTGAAACTATCACCGGTGTGAAAATGCTCTGCTACCATCGCGGACGAAGCAGAGCATTTGCATGCAGGAAGATGCTTGTGCTATTGCAGGCATTTGTGCGATAAGCAGCTCATAAAAAAACAATGGCAAATGCTCTGACACTACTACTATTGCAGCAGACTGTCGACAACTCGATTGGGATCCATTTGCGGGAATTGAAAACGGAATTCGCGGTTCGCGCTGCTTACTTGAATGGTTTGACTCAACGTGGCGAATTCGGGATTTGAAAGAACAACCGAATATTCTCCGGGTGGTAGATTCACGCGGACAGGAGTAACTCCGCGCAACGGCTGGGACAATCCTTTTCCGTTGATTTCAAGTTCTGCCCAGGGCCGCACATCGATAGAAACGGACAATGGTTGAATTACGACGACGGGAGGCGGCGGTGGCGGCACATCCTGCTTTTTTGAGTTCGGCTTGATTGTCAGCTTCGGTATTGGCTTTTCTACTTTCACATCCGATGGGGACCAGAGGAGGACTACAGCGATTGCAAGAATCGCAAGAGCCGCAGCTGCACCAATTCCCCAGGTCATGAAAGGAGATAAACCAGGTGTGCTAGGTTTAGCTTGCGGAGCCGGAGCAGGAACCCTTCCCGGTGCCGGCCTTGCGACAGGCGGCGCTTGAGGAGCCACCGGCCTGGTTGACGGCTGTGGCATTTGCGGTGGAGGAGGTGGCGGTTCAGCAGTAATCTCTTCGTTATAAACAGTCTGCGGTATCTCCATTCCCGGTTCGGTATCAGGAGGATGCATTCCCGTCATCTCAATTTGCTTCAATAACTCACCTGTATCGATGTTCTGGCTGCCAAGCAATCGATCAATCTCTTCAAGCTTCTTCTTAGCGATAGGATGATTTGGATTTGCAGAGAGGACAGTCACACAAATCTGGCGAGCTTGATTAAATTGCCCCATCCGCAGGAAAGTGTCGGCTTTCTTCAGAAGTTGATCCGCTTCCACCTCAACCAATCTTGTGCGTATCTCCTTCAGCGTCTCTTCAGCTTG belongs to bacterium and includes:
- a CDS encoding D-alanine--D-alanine ligase — its product is MAFKPKKQLRILMVLDQDLIPPKNIKELPEEESKKFENEYDVISTLEGMGHEIRIVGVAKDVRVIRSAMEEFQPQVAFNMLVEMHGYSMFEPHVVSYLELIQLPYTGCNPRGLMLAHDKALTKEIMSYHRVPVPEFVVFPRNRTIKRPPRLKFPLLVKSLVEEGSVAISKASIVHDDAALAERVEFVHRKVVTHAIAEQYIEGREIYVAMTGNHRLEVYTPWELHIEHLPEGAPLIATSKSKWDRAYQKKIGLSTRPADLTPEIKKRIDHVSRRIYRILNLSGYARLDFRLSPEGVLYLLEANPNPDISFGEDFAEAAGHSGISYQKLLQKIVNLGMSYHPFF
- a CDS encoding BON domain-containing protein; translated protein: MARKFALLVMIFLAVSFMACSASNDARITTEVKAKITDDEILDATDISVDTKEGVVTLEGKITQQDQEAHAIQLARSVPQVKDVVSRLQVEPQIGSTNLDEKMEETAENAGKKLEETAEKTGEKIDGAGEKIAETADKAEDKIDDVNVGEMVDDASTTAKVKLALAKDDQVAAYRIDVDTKNGVVTLTGKVKNAAEAAQAVKVAESIEGVKKVNSDLVVGS
- a CDS encoding putative zinc-binding metallopeptidase → MPARIQWSRISDEDLLKFRLCDLPIKLEGTPLKRQIKQLYKELGSRGIRFRPHVWLSDEFFTPDQVPGFAVPFYLAHPRLMKLERKQMLQIEGGSEQDFMRIIRHEAGHALDHAYRLHSDSGFRRVFGSLRKPYPESYRPNPNSRSYVLHLGSWYAQSHPLEDYAETFAVWLGPRWRSRYQGWPALRKLVYIDQLIKNISGKPSKNWRREKVDTLRQIKMTLGEYYSQKKEQYAIEYPAYYDRDLRRIFSQEKRYTSRQTAVSFLRDYRTEVRHLVAEGTGVHSYSVDHVLETMIDRAKDLRLRVCFPKNQTRRQVLIMLTVHTMNIVHSGRYRFYYGL
- a CDS encoding PEGA domain-containing protein — translated: VQRALKLDQNTQAILLEERVQAALKERAYRESEEKNITVEVDHLCEQLNFSDAVKLLESVKQDSPQLVKSLLPKVERNQDLYQKFVDAQDRFEENKLEEAQKALDDFLSFPVPYEFQAFYGLRKQAEETLKEIRTRLVEVEADQLLKKADTFLRMGQFNQARQICVTVLSANPNHPIAKKKLEEIDRLLGSQNIDTGELLKQIEMTGMHPPDTEPGMEIPQTVYNEEITAEPPPPPPQMPQPSTRPVAPQAPPVARPAPGRVPAPAPQAKPSTPGLSPFMTWGIGAAAALAILAIAVVLLWSPSDVKVEKPIPKLTIKPNSKKQDVPPPPPPVVVIQPLSVSIDVRPWAELEINGKGLSQPLRGVTPVRVNLPPGEYSVVLSNPEFATLSQTIQVSSANREFRFQFPQMDPNRVVDSLLQ